In a single window of the Streptomyces cinnabarinus genome:
- a CDS encoding ATP-binding cassette domain-containing protein — translation MTEGLPLRGMRFLRARWRVVARLGGWSVLETGQTFLTGYAPARALDEGFLAGRTGTGLAWLSVAGLGVLAGAFGTARVYAAVAELVEPLRDGLVSRVVARGVREGDPAALSGLTQQAEIARDTFAGLVLVSRSFVFTAAGALVGLFSLAPPLLLVVGLPLLAGVALFGVTLRPLARRQEAFLVTDEALAERFGAVCPGLRDITAAGAEEPVATGTERRIDAEQRAACSLARWGVLRVVSLTIGGELPIVLLLAAAPWLLGHGVTPGALLGALAYTTQSLLPALRNLVHGVGTSGSRLAVVLRRLLRDTEPKATEPVTEAPDPQGAPALSLTSVTFAYGPGAAPIVDRLDLDVPAGAHLAVVGPSGIGKSTLTALVAGLLEPDRGVIRVCGHPVPGRRAAARRVLIPQQAYVHTGTLAENLGMLRPDPVPEAELLAATGAVGLLPLMEALGGPGARIDPAALSAGERQLVALTRAYLSYAPLVLLDEATCHLDPRAEARAERAFAERPGGTLVVVAHRISSARRADRVLAMDGRSTAFGTHEELLRHSALYRDLVGGWAPVPSQPALALRDPDRVDAVAGPGLAGDGRHVVAHRPVGQVQAPGDLRDGGALGGED, via the coding sequence ATGACCGAGGGGCTCCCGCTCCGGGGCATGCGCTTCCTGCGGGCCCGGTGGCGGGTCGTGGCGCGGCTCGGCGGCTGGTCGGTGCTGGAGACCGGGCAGACCTTCCTCACCGGGTACGCGCCCGCGCGGGCCCTGGACGAGGGGTTCCTGGCGGGACGGACCGGCACCGGTCTGGCCTGGCTGTCCGTGGCCGGGCTCGGGGTGCTGGCCGGGGCGTTCGGGACGGCGCGGGTGTACGCCGCGGTGGCCGAGCTGGTCGAACCGCTCCGGGACGGGCTGGTGTCGCGGGTCGTGGCCCGCGGGGTCCGGGAAGGTGATCCCGCGGCGCTGTCGGGGCTCACCCAGCAGGCCGAAATCGCGCGGGACACCTTCGCCGGTCTGGTGCTGGTGTCGCGTTCGTTCGTGTTCACCGCGGCCGGCGCCCTGGTCGGCCTGTTCTCGCTCGCCCCGCCGCTGCTGCTGGTCGTGGGGCTGCCGCTGCTCGCCGGGGTGGCGCTGTTCGGGGTGACGCTGCGGCCGCTGGCCCGTCGTCAGGAGGCGTTCCTCGTCACCGACGAGGCGCTCGCGGAGCGGTTCGGCGCCGTCTGCCCCGGGCTGCGGGACATCACGGCGGCCGGGGCCGAAGAGCCGGTCGCCACCGGCACCGAGCGACGGATCGACGCCGAGCAGCGCGCCGCGTGCTCCCTCGCCCGGTGGGGGGTGCTGCGCGTGGTCTCCCTGACGATCGGCGGCGAGCTGCCGATCGTGCTGCTGCTCGCCGCCGCGCCCTGGCTGCTGGGCCACGGCGTCACCCCGGGCGCCCTGCTCGGCGCGCTCGCCTACACCACCCAGTCCCTGCTGCCCGCCCTGCGCAACCTCGTGCACGGCGTGGGCACCAGCGGCTCCCGGCTGGCCGTGGTCCTGCGGCGCCTGCTCCGCGACACCGAACCGAAGGCCACCGAACCCGTCACGGAAGCACCCGATCCGCAGGGTGCTCCGGCGCTCTCCCTCACCTCCGTCACCTTCGCCTACGGCCCCGGCGCGGCCCCCATCGTCGACCGCCTCGACCTCGACGTCCCGGCGGGCGCGCACCTGGCCGTCGTGGGCCCGAGCGGCATCGGCAAGTCCACGCTCACCGCGCTGGTCGCCGGACTGCTGGAACCGGACCGGGGCGTGATCCGGGTCTGCGGGCACCCGGTACCGGGACGCCGGGCCGCGGCACGCCGGGTCCTCATCCCCCAGCAGGCGTACGTCCACACCGGCACCCTCGCCGAGAACCTCGGGATGCTGCGGCCCGATCCGGTGCCCGAGGCGGAGCTGCTCGCGGCGACCGGGGCGGTGGGGCTGCTGCCGCTCATGGAGGCCCTCGGCGGGCCCGGCGCCAGGATCGATCCGGCGGCGCTGTCCGCCGGGGAGCGGCAGCTCGTGGCGCTGACCCGGGCCTATCTGTCGTACGCCCCGCTCGTCCTGCTCGACGAGGCGACCTGTCATCTGGACCCGCGGGCCGAGGCGCGCGCGGAGCGGGCCTTCGCCGAGCGGCCCGGCGGCACCCTGGTGGTGGTCGCGCACCGCATCAGCTCGGCCCGCCGCGCCGACCGGGTGCTGGCCATGGACGGCCGCTCGACGGCGTTCGGCACGCACGAGGAGCTGCTGCGCCACTCGGCGCTCTACCGGGACCTGGTGGGGGGCTGGGCGCCCG
- a CDS encoding ABC transporter ATP-binding protein: MSTRTTGPGLPGPDPVRWLALCLASTAATGAGLLLPAALGRTLDLLLADAPATRWVLYCAALVMLLALLDAAETVLAGTVDARTTGRLRRNLNRHVLAVGPRATERFGSGDLVARLVGNAAQAGTAPAARAALLAALAGPVGGGVALALIDPWLTAVLLAGAPVLALLLRAFTRDTRDCVTRYQEVQGRIAGALAEAVGGHRTIQAAGTAERETARILGPLPELSAAGRRMWRVQGRAAGQSAAVAPLLQLTVVAVAGYLLARNRLTVGELLAASRYAVLATGVGVLVGQLASLARARAATGRLGEVLGERPPAYGRRRLPPGPGRLELRQVTARRGGRAVLDGVDLDVPGGTTLAVVGRSGAGKSLLAAVAGRLADPDAGEVLLDGVPLRELSHAELRAAVGHAFERPALLGGTLEEEIGLGPVPVSPAEVRDAARKAHADEFVRRLPAGYATRCADAPRSGGESQRLGLARAFAHGGRLLILDDALSSLDTVTEARITASLVGAGRDGTRLLIAHRPATAARADAVAWLDDGRIRAVGPHERLWELAGYRAVFADSADFADEERP; the protein is encoded by the coding sequence ATGAGCACGCGCACGACCGGGCCCGGCCTGCCCGGCCCGGACCCCGTCCGCTGGCTGGCGCTGTGCCTGGCGAGCACGGCCGCCACCGGCGCCGGGCTGCTGCTCCCCGCCGCGCTGGGCCGCACCCTGGACCTGCTGCTGGCCGACGCCCCGGCGACCCGCTGGGTGCTGTACTGCGCCGCGCTGGTGATGCTCCTCGCCCTGCTCGACGCGGCGGAGACCGTGCTCGCCGGCACGGTGGACGCCCGCACCACGGGCCGGCTGCGCCGGAATCTGAACCGTCATGTCCTGGCCGTGGGCCCGCGCGCCACCGAGCGCTTCGGCTCCGGCGACCTGGTCGCCCGGCTGGTCGGCAACGCCGCGCAGGCCGGTACGGCGCCGGCCGCCCGCGCGGCCCTGCTCGCCGCGCTGGCCGGACCCGTCGGCGGCGGTGTGGCCCTCGCCCTGATCGACCCGTGGCTCACGGCCGTACTGCTGGCCGGAGCGCCGGTGCTCGCGCTGCTGCTGCGCGCCTTCACCCGCGACACCCGCGACTGCGTGACCCGCTACCAGGAGGTGCAGGGGCGGATCGCGGGAGCCCTCGCGGAAGCCGTCGGCGGACACCGCACCATCCAGGCCGCGGGTACGGCGGAGCGGGAGACGGCGCGGATCCTCGGGCCGCTGCCCGAACTGTCCGCGGCCGGGCGCCGTATGTGGCGGGTGCAGGGGCGGGCCGCCGGGCAGTCCGCCGCCGTGGCGCCGCTGCTCCAGCTCACGGTCGTCGCCGTGGCGGGCTACCTGCTCGCCCGCAACCGGCTGACGGTCGGTGAGCTGCTCGCCGCGTCGCGGTACGCGGTGCTGGCCACGGGGGTCGGTGTGCTGGTGGGACAGCTCGCGAGTCTCGCCCGCGCGCGGGCCGCGACCGGACGGCTCGGCGAAGTCCTCGGCGAACGGCCCCCCGCCTACGGGCGCCGACGGCTGCCGCCCGGCCCGGGCCGGCTGGAGCTGCGCCAGGTGACCGCCCGGCGTGGCGGGCGGGCCGTCCTCGACGGCGTCGATCTCGACGTGCCCGGCGGCACCACGCTCGCCGTGGTCGGCCGCTCCGGCGCCGGGAAGTCCCTGCTGGCCGCGGTCGCCGGGCGGCTCGCCGACCCGGACGCCGGGGAGGTGCTGCTCGACGGGGTGCCGCTGCGCGAGCTGTCCCACGCCGAGCTGCGCGCGGCGGTCGGGCACGCCTTCGAACGCCCCGCCCTGCTGGGCGGCACCCTGGAGGAGGAGATCGGCCTGGGCCCGGTCCCCGTCTCCCCCGCCGAGGTCCGGGACGCGGCCCGCAAGGCCCATGCGGACGAGTTCGTGCGCCGGCTGCCCGCCGGTTACGCCACCCGCTGCGCCGACGCGCCGCGCTCCGGCGGGGAGTCCCAGCGCCTGGGTCTCGCCCGCGCGTTCGCCCACGGCGGCAGACTGCTCATCCTCGACGACGCCCTGTCCAGCCTCGACACGGTGACCGAGGCACGGATCACCGCGTCCCTGGTGGGCGCGGGCCGGGACGGCACCCGGCTGCTGATCGCCCACCGGCCGGCCACGGCGGCCCGCGCGGACGCGGTGGCCTGGCTGGACGACGGGCGGATCCGGGCGGTCGGTCCGCATGAGCGGCTGTGGGAACTCGCCGGGTACCGGGCGGTGTTCGCGGACTCCGCGGACTTCGCGGACGAGGAGCGGCCATGA
- a CDS encoding SapB/AmfS family lanthipeptide, translated as MALLDLQTMESDEQSSTGGVSTLSLLSCVSAASITLCL; from the coding sequence ATGGCACTTCTCGACCTGCAGACGATGGAGTCCGACGAGCAGAGCAGCACCGGCGGGGTGAGCACCCTGAGCCTGCTGTCGTGCGTGAGCGCGGCGAGCATCACGCTCTGCCTCTGA